One genomic window of Diospyros lotus cultivar Yz01 chromosome 8, ASM1463336v1, whole genome shotgun sequence includes the following:
- the LOC127808382 gene encoding oil body-associated protein 2B-like, whose product MLNKGAELLQSLKPVGQMKRHVCSFALYSHDMSRQIETHHFLSRRNQDFFQCAVYDSDDDAWARFIGVEYMISGTLFETLSPEEQKFWHSHAYEIKSGLWIHPWVPEMILKHELLNLAKTYGKFWCTCNIGDRLPLGPPALMVSPQAVNVGLVRQELVAKRSIKYNDLTDDLKASRLEIAEPEWINPQADYWNSTGVASPSPLSRRR is encoded by the exons ATGCTGAACAAAGGGGCTGAGCTGCTGCAGTCCCTGAAGCCGGTCGGACAGATGAAACGGCATGTCTGCAGCTTCGCCTTGTACAGCCACGACATGAGCCGCCAGATTGAGACCCACCACTTCCTCAGCCGCCGCAACCAGGATTTCTTCCAGTGCGCCGTCTACGACTCCGACGACGACGCCTGGGCCCGATTCATCG GTGTTGAATATATGATATCGGGCACCCTATTTGAGACACTGTCACCTGAAGAACAGAAGTTCTGGCACTCTCATGCATACGAG ATAAAATCAGGCCTATGGATTCATCCCTGGGTCCCAGAGATGATTCTGAAGCACGAACTTTTAAATCTTGCCAAAACTTATGGCAAATTCTGGTGCACCTGCAA TATAGGAGACAGGCTGCCTCTGGGTCCACCGGCGCTGATGGTGTCGCCGCAGGCGGTTAACGTGGGGTTGGTGAGGCAGGAGCTGGTGGCGAAGAGAAGCATCAAGTATAATGACTTGACGGATGATCTCAAGGCTTCCAGGCTGGAGATTGCGGAGCCGGAGTGGATCAACCCGCAGGCCGACTACTGGAACAGCACCGGCGTGGCTTCGCCGTCGCCGTTGAGCCGGCGGAGATGA